The proteins below come from a single Sorghum bicolor cultivar BTx623 chromosome 4, Sorghum_bicolor_NCBIv3, whole genome shotgun sequence genomic window:
- the LOC8084676 gene encoding clathrin interactor EPSIN 2, with amino-acid sequence MKKVFDQTVRDLKREVNKKVLKVPGIEQKILDATSNEPWGPHGSLLADIAQATHNHHEYQMIMNIVWKRVSDTGKNWRHVYKGLIVLDYLVAHGTERVIDDIREHAYQISALADFQYIDSSGRDQGSNVRRKSQSLVSLVNDKERIQEVRQKALATRDKYRSAFAPSGRSPGGYGGGYDNDRYEGSYGSRYDNRNGNGRERDYGYRDDDRYGGPGDTPNREGDRYSRDSNERYGRDYREDEYKGSHSNHEYSEGAGRRSYGRERDSYGDDEAYSSRGRGSNADAPTQDDRPIERKLSNQQIASPPPNYEDVTRDSQDNLQDDRNGGSVPAAVPRVSSPSVPATTVPAGQVNGVQDTTVEDVPAPPTVHAEPNGFDEFDPRGSVPDSSPPVNPAPVADSLEMDLFGSDPISSLALVSVPQPTTTSNVEAPANSGFETNSFVGMPPASTGFGEIDASNPFGDPTPFKAVLDESPALPQTHAAPAGSFQSSGPGADVNPFQPASAASFGFGDTLGDLTFASNAAPEQQDIFANTASFPSELAPANPSVVLQQPVPTNFPSQPPQPVAGPLHAAPTAFAPSQAAPTSFAPSQAAPTSFAPPQAPQAAPVFAYSQAPPHPGAANHSQFPQTAAPSFPPSQVPQSVAPSLPSGQSDFFMQPASGSGIDSLSGVPTQNGAPSYIPSQTSQFTAPANQQPSQPSFLPQTSTPALQPALISRGASQPLSVPNSVPTGGSFPLQSSSSAPSETIISALQVNQTEPVKKFEPKSKLWSDTLSRGLVNLDISGPKANPHADIGVDFDSINRKEKRQEKKINQAPVVSTVTMGKAMGAGSGIGRAGAGAMAPPPNPMGAGRGMGMGPGAGAGAGYGGGMGMNRPMGMGMGMGMGMNQQQMRMGMNQQPMGMGMGMGMGMNQQPMGMGMGMNQQQMGGMNMGMGMNQGMPMRPMGMGPGGMPGAGYNQMGAAYGGQQPYGGYR; translated from the exons ATGAAGAAAGTGTTCGATCAGACGGTCCGGGACCT AAAAAGAGAGGTGAACAAGAAGGTCCTCAAGGTGCCTGGAATAGAACAAAAG ATCCTTGATGCCACAAGCAACGAACCGTGGGGCCCACATGGATCTCTCCTGGCAGACATTGCTCAAGCAACGCACAACCA TCACGAGTACCAGATGATCATGAACATTGTGTGGAAGAGGGTCAGTGACACTGGTAAAAATTGGCGTCATGTTTACAAG GGATTGATTGTCTTGGATTACCTGGTGGCGCATGGTACTGAACGAGTTATTGATGACATAAGAGAACATGCTTATCAGATATCA GCACTAGCTGACTTCCAGTACATTGATTCTTCTGGGAGAGATCAAGGTAGCAATGTGCGAAGGAAATCCCAGAGCCTTGTCAGTTTAGTTAATGATAAAGAAAGGATACAGGAAGTTAGACAGAAAGCACTCGCTACCAGGGACAA GTACAGGAGTGCATTTGCCCCCAGTGGCAGGAGCCCAGGTGGATATGGTGGTGGTTATGATAATGACCGCTATGAAGGGAGCTATGGCAGTAGATATGACAACAGAAATGGAAATGGGAGGGAAAGAGACTATGGATACAGGGACGATGACAGATATGGTGGACCTGGAGATACACCCAATAGGGAAGGAGATCGTTATTCCAGAGATTCTAATGAACGCTACGGCAGAGATTATAGAGAAGATGAATACAAAGGAAGTCATAGCAACCACGAGTATTCTGAAGGAGCAGGTCGCAGGAGCTATGGCCGGGAAAGGGATTCATATGGGGATGATGAAGCTTATTCATCTCG TGGCCGTGGCAGCAATGCTGATGCGCCTACTCAGGATGATAG GCCTATAGAGCGAAAGCTTTCTAACCAGCAAATTGCTTCACCACCACCGAACTATGAAGATGTTACAAGAGATAGCCAGGACAATCTTCAGGATGACAG AAATGGAGGAAGTGTTCCTGCTGCTGTACCAAGGGTGTCCTCTCCTTCAGTTCCTGCAACAACTGTTCCTGCAGGACAGGTGAATGGGGTTCAGGACACTACTGTTGAAGATGTACCTGCACCACCAACTGTTCATGCTGAGCCTAATGGATTTGATGAGTTTGATCCACGTGGATCTGTGCCAG ATTCTTCCCCTCCTGTAAACCCTGCACCAGTAGCGGATAGCTTGGAGATGGATTTGTTTGGATCAGATCCTATTAGTTCATTGGCTTTGGTGTCTGTGCCTCAACCAACGACCACATCAAATGTTGAAGCACCGGCAAATTCAGGTTTTGAGACAAATAGTTTCGTGGGCATGCCTCCTGCTTCCACTGGATTTGGCGAG ATTGATGCCTCAAATCCTTTTGGGGATCCTACACCTTTCAAGGCAGTTCTTGATGAAAGTCCAGCACTACCTCAGACACATGCTGCACCAGCTGGTTCTTTCCAGTCCAGTGGACCTGGTGCGGATGTGAACCCTTTCCAGCCCGCTTCAGCCGCAAGCTTTGGTTTTGGAGACACTCTTGGTGATCTCACTTTTGCATCAAACGCTGCACCTGAGCAGCAAGATATTTTTGCAAACACAGCCTCCTTCCCTTCAGAGTTAGCACCAGCAAACCCGTCTGTGGTTCTGCAGCAGCCAGTTCCTACAAATTTCCCCTCTCAGCCACCTCAGCCAGTTGCTGGCCCATTGCATGCTGCTCCCACAGCATTTGCTCCTTCTCAGGCCGCTCCCACATCATTCGCTCCTTCTCAGGCTGCTCCCACATCATTTGCTCCTCCTCAGGCACCTCAGGCTGCCCCTGTGTTTGCTTATTCACAAGCGCCGCCTCATCCTGGTGCTGCCAACCATTCTCAATTTCCCCAGACTGCTGCCCCGTCTTTTCCTCCTTCGCAGGTGCCTCAATCTGTAGCACCCAGTCTGCCATCAGGCCAATCAGATTTCTTTATGCAACCAGCATCAGGGTCTGGTATTGACAGCTTGTCTGGGGTTCCTACACAGAATGGGGCACCGTCCTACATTCCTTCACAGACCTCTCAGTTCACTGCTCCGGCAAATCAACAACCATCTCAGCCAAGCTTCCTCCCACAAACTAGCACGCCAGCACTCCAGCCTGCCTTGATCTCTCGTGGGGCATCCCAGCCCCTTAGTGTGCCAAATTCAGTGCCTACTGGTGGCAGCTTCCCATTGCAGTCAAGTTCATCAGCTCCCTCAGAAACTATCATTTCTGCTTTGCAAGTTAATCAGACTGAGCCAGTGAAGAAGTTTGAGCCCAAATCTAAACTGTGGTCTGACACTTTGAGCCGAGGTCTTGTCAATCTGGACATTTCTGGAC CAAAAGCGAATCCTCATGCTGATATTGGAGTTGACTTTGATTCAATTAATCGCAAGGAGAAAAGGCAGGAAAAGAAAATCAACCAAGCACCTGTTGTGTCTACAGTCACCATGGGCAAAGCCATGGGAGCTGGTTCCGGCATTGGTCGGGCTGGTGCAGGTGCAATGGCACCTCCTCCCAACCCAATGGGTGCTGGCAGGGGCATGGGTATGGGTCCTGGTGCTGGTGCCGGTGCTGGTTATGGTGGTGGAATGGGAATGAACCGGCCAATGGGCATGGGGATGGGAATGGGAATGGGAATGAATCAACAACAGATGCGGATGGGGATGAACCAACAGCCGATGGGAATGGGGATGGGGATGGGGATGGGGATGAACCAGCAACCGATGGGAATGGGGATGGGGATGAACCAACAACAGATGGGAGGAATGAATATGGGGATGGGGATGAACCAGGGGATGCCGATGCGTCCTATGGGGATGGGTCCTGGTGGAATGCCCGGTGCTGGCTACAATCAGATGGGTGCAGCATACGGTGGTCAGCAGCCATATGGAGGATACAGGTGA
- the LOC8084677 gene encoding uncharacterized protein LOC8084677 isoform X2, with protein sequence MKPGQGHALFTAECSHTFHFHCISANVKHGSSSCPVCRIKWKELPFRGPLPAELPQGNARINPVNGYQNGGHMNILRPLPRARSSGRLHHLATLLPDTDPSTFNDDEPLDLLCEEANDTQQGCLRTVEIKTYPEFTEVPENTSERNFTVLIHLKAPLAQHLQPSSNLGDGNGLSTTRAPVDLITVLDVSGSMAGTKLALLKRAMGFVIQNLGSSDRLSVIAFSSSARRLFPLRRMTESGRQQSLLAVNSLTSNGGTNIAEGLRKGSKVIEERQAKNPVCSIILLSDGQDTYTVSPTAGVHKGAPEYCALLPSTNGNQQIPVHVFGFGADHDSVSLHSISQTSGGTFSFIETEAAIQDAFAQCIGGLLSVVAQGLHVKVESLHPDVHFGSIRSGSYSSRVSDDKRNGSIDVGDLYAEEERDFLVSVNVPPGYGETALLKVGCVYKDPLMKETVNMADVQVKISRPAFVSVQSVSIEVDRQKNRLHAAEVMAEARFSAERGDLTNAVSLLEDCRRMIMGSASGQSGDRLCQALDAELKEMQDRMANRQRYEASGRAYVLSGLSSHSWQRATARGDSTDSESLIQAYQTSSMVDMLLRSQTMSRSSIPRPTPQMRHAKSFPARPQPR encoded by the coding sequence ATGAAGCCTGGTCAGGGCCATGCTCTCTTCACAGCAGAGTGCTCACACACCTTCCACTTCCATTGTATTTCGGCAAATGTTAAGCACGGAAGCAGCAGCTGCCCAGTCTGCCGTATCAAATGGAAGGAGCTCCCATTTCGAGGTCCCTTGCCTGCTGAATTACCCCAAGGAAATGCAAGGATTAATCCAGTTAATGGGTACCAAAATGGAGGCCATATGAACATATTGCGACCACTTCCTCGTGCGCGCTCTTCTGGCAGGCTTCACCATCTGGCCACATTACTGCCTGACACTGACCCTAGTACTTTCAATGACGATGAACCCTTGGATTTGTTGTGTGAAGAGGCTAATGACACTCAACAGGGCTGTTTGAGAACAGTAGAGATAAAAACATATCCAGAGTTCACTGAAGTACCTGAAAATACATCAGAAAGAAACTTCACTGTTCTAATTCACCTTAAGGCACCCCTTGCTCAGCATCTGCAGCCATCCAGCAATCTTGGAGATGGCAATGGACTAAGTACAACTCGTGCCCCTGTTGATCTCATCACAGTTCTTGATGTCAGTGGAAGTATGGCTGGTACCAAACTTGCATTGTTGAAGAGGGCTATGGGATTTGTCATTCAGAACCTTGGATCCTCTGATCGGCTTTCTGTCATCGCCTTCTCATCATCCGCACGTAGGCTCTTCCCACTTCGTAGGATGACTGAGTCTGGTCGGCAGCAAAGCTTGCTGGCTGTTAATTCACTGACTTCAAATGGTGGGACCAATATTGCAGAGGGCCTCAGGAAAGGCTCCAAGGTGATCGAAGAACGCCAGGCCAAGAATCCAGTCTGCAGCATCATCCTTCTGTCAGATGGTCAAGATACATATACAGTCTCACCAACTGCTGGTGTACACAAAGGAGCACCAGAGTACTGTGCGCTCTTGCCATCCACTAATGGTAACCAGCAGATACCTGTTCATGTGTTTGGATTTGGTGCTGACCATGACTCCGTCTCACTGCACTCCATCTCACAAACTTCTGGTGGGACCTTTTCATTCATCGAGACAGAGGCTGCTATCCAAGATGCATTTGCACAATGCATTGGTGGACTTTTGAGCGTAGTTGCACAAGGTCTGCATGTAAAGGTGGAGAGCCTCCACCCTGACGTGCACTTCGGCTCCATCAGGTCAGGCAGCTATTCTAGCAGAGTTTCAGATGATAAGAGGAATGGCTCCATAGATGTTGGGGACCTGTATGCTGAAGAGGAAAGGGATTTTCTTGTGTCTGTAAACGTCCCACCAGGCTATGGGGAAACAGCACTTCTCAAGGTTGGCTGTGTCTACAAAGATCCACTGATGAAGGAGACAGTGAATATGGCTGATGTGCAAGTGAAGATCTCCAGGCCAGCATTCGTCTCAGTACAAAGCGTGTCAATCGAGGTGGACCGCCAGAAGAACCGTCTTCATGCAGCTGAGGTGATGGCTGAAGCAAGGTTTTCTGCAGAGCGTGGTGACCTGACCAATGCTGTTTCTCTACTCGAAGACTGCCGGAGAATGATCATGGGATCAGCATCAGGACAGTCCGGTGACCGTCTGTGCCAAGCATTGGATGCTGAGCTAAAGGAGATGCAAGATCGGATGGCCAATCGGCAAAGGTACGAGGCATCTGGTCGGGCATATGTCCTCTCAGGCCTGAGCTCCCACTCATGGCAGAGGGCCACTGCACGCGGGGACTCGACGGACAGCGAGAGCCTAATCCAGGCCTACCAGACTTCATCCATGGTGGACATGCTGCTGCGCTCGCAGACAATGAGCCGCTCATCGATCCCTCGACCAACTCCACAGATGAGGCACGCGAAATCATTCCCAGCACGCCCGCAGCCAAGGTAA
- the LOC8084677 gene encoding uncharacterized protein LOC8084677 isoform X1: MESRWRKAKMSLGLNLCVYVPRTLEGGDDASSPNTASSTAALVSPVASSSSAATSTNTTPTAASAEQSSANGKANGGAGALMPTTPTPTSAGLRLSKSGSKSFKKTCAICLTTMKPGQGHALFTAECSHTFHFHCISANVKHGSSSCPVCRIKWKELPFRGPLPAELPQGNARINPVNGYQNGGHMNILRPLPRARSSGRLHHLATLLPDTDPSTFNDDEPLDLLCEEANDTQQGCLRTVEIKTYPEFTEVPENTSERNFTVLIHLKAPLAQHLQPSSNLGDGNGLSTTRAPVDLITVLDVSGSMAGTKLALLKRAMGFVIQNLGSSDRLSVIAFSSSARRLFPLRRMTESGRQQSLLAVNSLTSNGGTNIAEGLRKGSKVIEERQAKNPVCSIILLSDGQDTYTVSPTAGVHKGAPEYCALLPSTNGNQQIPVHVFGFGADHDSVSLHSISQTSGGTFSFIETEAAIQDAFAQCIGGLLSVVAQGLHVKVESLHPDVHFGSIRSGSYSSRVSDDKRNGSIDVGDLYAEEERDFLVSVNVPPGYGETALLKVGCVYKDPLMKETVNMADVQVKISRPAFVSVQSVSIEVDRQKNRLHAAEVMAEARFSAERGDLTNAVSLLEDCRRMIMGSASGQSGDRLCQALDAELKEMQDRMANRQRYEASGRAYVLSGLSSHSWQRATARGDSTDSESLIQAYQTSSMVDMLLRSQTMSRSSIPRPTPQMRHAKSFPARPQPR; encoded by the exons ATGGAGAGCAGATGGCGGAAGGCCAAGATGTCGCTGGGGCTCAACCTCTGCGTCTACGTACCCCGGACGCTGGAAGGCGGCGACGACGCCAGCTCGCCCAACACCGCCTCCTCCACGGCGGCGCTCGTGTCGCCGgtcgcctcctcctcgtccgccGCCACGAGCACCAACACCACCCCGACGGCTGCTTCGGCGGAGCAGAGCAGCGCCAACGGCAAGGCcaacggcggcgccggcgcgctCATGCCCACCACCCCAACGCCGACGTCCGCCGGGCTCCGTCTCTCCAAATCCGGCAGCAAATCCTTCAAG AAAACATGTGCCATATGCTTGACTACAATGAAGCCTGGTCAGGGCCATGCTCTCTTCACAGCAGAGTGCTCACACACCTTCCACTTCCATTGTATTTCGGCAAATGTTAAGCACGGAAGCAGCAGCTGCCCAGTCTGCCGTATCAAATGGAAGGAGCTCCCATTTCGAGGTCCCTTGCCTGCTGAATTACCCCAAGGAAATGCAAGGATTAATCCAGTTAATGGGTACCAAAATGGAGGCCATATGAACATATTGCGACCACTTCCTCGTGCGCGCTCTTCTGGCAGGCTTCACCATCTGGCCACATTACTGCCTGACACTGACCCTAGTACTTTCAATGACGATGAACCCTTGGATTTGTTGTGTGAAGAGGCTAATGACACTCAACAGGGCTGTTTGAGAACAGTAGAGATAAAAACATATCCAGAGTTCACTGAAGTACCTGAAAATACATCAGAAAGAAACTTCACTGTTCTAATTCACCTTAAGGCACCCCTTGCTCAGCATCTGCAGCCATCCAGCAATCTTGGAGATGGCAATGGACTAAGTACAACTCGTGCCCCTGTTGATCTCATCACAGTTCTTGATGTCAGTGGAAGTATGGCTGGTACCAAACTTGCATTGTTGAAGAGGGCTATGGGATTTGTCATTCAGAACCTTGGATCCTCTGATCGGCTTTCTGTCATCGCCTTCTCATCATCCGCACGTAGGCTCTTCCCACTTCGTAGGATGACTGAGTCTGGTCGGCAGCAAAGCTTGCTGGCTGTTAATTCACTGACTTCAAATGGTGGGACCAATATTGCAGAGGGCCTCAGGAAAGGCTCCAAGGTGATCGAAGAACGCCAGGCCAAGAATCCAGTCTGCAGCATCATCCTTCTGTCAGATGGTCAAGATACATATACAGTCTCACCAACTGCTGGTGTACACAAAGGAGCACCAGAGTACTGTGCGCTCTTGCCATCCACTAATGGTAACCAGCAGATACCTGTTCATGTGTTTGGATTTGGTGCTGACCATGACTCCGTCTCACTGCACTCCATCTCACAAACTTCTGGTGGGACCTTTTCATTCATCGAGACAGAGGCTGCTATCCAAGATGCATTTGCACAATGCATTGGTGGACTTTTGAGCGTAGTTGCACAAGGTCTGCATGTAAAGGTGGAGAGCCTCCACCCTGACGTGCACTTCGGCTCCATCAGGTCAGGCAGCTATTCTAGCAGAGTTTCAGATGATAAGAGGAATGGCTCCATAGATGTTGGGGACCTGTATGCTGAAGAGGAAAGGGATTTTCTTGTGTCTGTAAACGTCCCACCAGGCTATGGGGAAACAGCACTTCTCAAGGTTGGCTGTGTCTACAAAGATCCACTGATGAAGGAGACAGTGAATATGGCTGATGTGCAAGTGAAGATCTCCAGGCCAGCATTCGTCTCAGTACAAAGCGTGTCAATCGAGGTGGACCGCCAGAAGAACCGTCTTCATGCAGCTGAGGTGATGGCTGAAGCAAGGTTTTCTGCAGAGCGTGGTGACCTGACCAATGCTGTTTCTCTACTCGAAGACTGCCGGAGAATGATCATGGGATCAGCATCAGGACAGTCCGGTGACCGTCTGTGCCAAGCATTGGATGCTGAGCTAAAGGAGATGCAAGATCGGATGGCCAATCGGCAAAGGTACGAGGCATCTGGTCGGGCATATGTCCTCTCAGGCCTGAGCTCCCACTCATGGCAGAGGGCCACTGCACGCGGGGACTCGACGGACAGCGAGAGCCTAATCCAGGCCTACCAGACTTCATCCATGGTGGACATGCTGCTGCGCTCGCAGACAATGAGCCGCTCATCGATCCCTCGACCAACTCCACAGATGAGGCACGCGAAATCATTCCCAGCACGCCCGCAGCCAAGGTAA